From Xylanibacter oryzae DSM 17970, a single genomic window includes:
- a CDS encoding RnfABCDGE type electron transport complex subunit G — MKKLESSLTNMVLVLVLVSFITGGLLAYVNHVTQAPIKTQADKTLSDGIKVVMGNKELNVVSNDTIKKAFEGKTATFVIHNVSNNRGTKIGAAVESTAQGFGGDLNILVGFDSHGDVLGYTILRSSETPGLGQKASFWFQKGGKGNIIGMNPVKNNMTVSKDGGDVDAITASTITSRAFLKAVNQAYQAYKGGTDADTGASKQEHYN; from the coding sequence ATGAAAAAATTAGAATCATCACTCACAAACATGGTGCTTGTACTTGTGTTAGTATCATTTATCACAGGTGGTTTACTTGCTTATGTTAATCATGTAACTCAAGCACCAATAAAGACACAGGCTGATAAAACACTTTCTGATGGTATAAAGGTTGTTATGGGCAATAAAGAACTTAATGTAGTTTCTAATGATACTATTAAGAAGGCATTTGAAGGTAAAACTGCTACATTTGTTATACATAATGTCTCTAACAATAGAGGAACTAAAATTGGTGCTGCGGTAGAAAGTACAGCACAAGGTTTTGGTGGAGACCTTAACATACTTGTAGGATTTGATTCACATGGTGATGTCTTGGGTTATACGATATTGCGATCTTCTGAGACTCCTGGTCTTGGGCAAAAAGCATCTTTTTGGTTTCAGAAAGGAGGAAAAGGCAATATAATAGGTATGAATCCCGTTAAGAATAATATGACAGTAAGTAAAGATGGTGGTGATGTTGATGCTATTACAGCTTCAACTATTACATCAAGAGCCTTTCTCAAAGCTGTAAATCAAGCTTATCAGGCATATAAGGGTGGTACTGATGCAGATACAGGTGCGTCTAAACAAGAACATTATAATTAG
- a CDS encoding SoxR reducing system RseC family protein, translating into MNRKIKHSGIIESIGKDFIRVRIIENYACSECSVASHCNASDMKEKIVNIYNLNNIKDYRIDETVIVTASTKIEFNAILLAFIIPFIIMVVTLFIVASTTSDELLSAIASLFVLVPYYVVLYYNRGRIREKLSFEIER; encoded by the coding sequence ATGAATCGCAAAATAAAACATTCAGGTATAATTGAATCTATTGGAAAAGACTTTATTCGTGTACGTATAATTGAAAATTATGCGTGCTCGGAATGTTCCGTAGCTAGTCATTGTAATGCTTCTGATATGAAGGAAAAAATCGTTAATATATATAATTTGAATAATATAAAAGATTATAGAATAGACGAAACTGTTATTGTTACGGCATCTACAAAAATAGAGTTTAATGCTATATTGCTTGCATTTATTATTCCTTTTATAATAATGGTAGTAACATTATTTATTGTTGCTAGTACTACTTCAGATGAATTACTTTCTGCCATTGCAAGTCTGTTTGTGCTTGTACCTTATTATGTGGTTTTGTATTATAATAGAGGAAGAATACGCGAAAAACTGTCTTTTGAAATAGAGAGATGA
- a CDS encoding RnfABCDGE type electron transport complex subunit B: MNFILIAVIVLCLIALVSALILYLCSKKFAVHEDPRISEVAALLPQANCGGCGFPGCSGMADAFVKAADKGSIKGLTCPVGGFKVMTYIANTLNLSYAQTEPKIAVVRCNGACSYRPKTNEYSGMLTCSAINICGTGETNCGYGCLGCGDCVSACQFNAIHINEKTKLPQVDENKCTSCGACVTACPRDIIELRKKGPKGRRVFVSCVNSEKGPHALKSCKVACIGCGKCEEVCPFGAISIKENLSYIDYEICRLCRKCERVCPTNAILTVNFPVAKDKKMESQVKQIVAQKL, translated from the coding sequence ATGAATTTTATTTTAATTGCAGTGATTGTTTTGTGTTTGATAGCTTTAGTATCTGCGTTGATACTATATTTATGCTCAAAAAAATTCGCTGTACATGAAGATCCACGCATTAGTGAGGTCGCAGCATTATTACCTCAGGCTAACTGTGGTGGATGTGGCTTTCCCGGATGCTCTGGTATGGCTGATGCTTTTGTGAAAGCTGCCGACAAGGGATCTATTAAAGGACTAACTTGTCCAGTTGGTGGTTTTAAGGTTATGACGTATATAGCTAATACTCTAAACCTTTCATACGCACAAACTGAACCAAAAATTGCGGTTGTAAGGTGTAATGGTGCTTGTAGTTACCGGCCGAAAACAAATGAGTATTCTGGAATGTTGACATGTTCTGCTATAAATATTTGTGGTACAGGCGAAACAAATTGTGGTTATGGTTGTTTAGGGTGTGGTGACTGTGTTAGTGCTTGTCAATTCAATGCTATACATATTAACGAGAAAACAAAGTTGCCTCAAGTTGACGAAAATAAGTGTACGTCATGTGGCGCTTGCGTTACAGCCTGCCCAAGAGATATTATAGAATTACGTAAAAAGGGCCCTAAAGGAAGAAGGGTATTTGTCAGCTGTGTTAATTCTGAAAAAGGACCGCATGCACTTAAGTCATGCAAGGTAGCTTGTATTGGCTGTGGTAAATGTGAAGAAGTATGTCCATTTGGAGCAATTTCCATAAAAGAAAATCTTAGCTACATAGATTATGAAATTTGTCGTTTGTGTCGCAAGTGTGAAAGGGTGTGTCCAACAAATGCTATTTTGACAGTTAATTTTCCAGTTGCAAAAGATAAAAAAATGGAGTCACAAGTTAAACAAATCGTTGCACAAAAGTTATGA
- the rsxA gene encoding electron transport complex subunit RsxA — MEYLLIFITAVFVNNIVLSQFLGICPFLGVSKKIETSLGMGAAVAFVLTLSTIVTYLLQKLVLNPFNLQYLQTLAFILVIAALVQMVEIILKKTSPALYQALGIYLPLITTNCCVLGVAILVIQKDYSLLQSVVYAFSTAIGFALALTVFAGIREQLSMVNIPKGMQGMSIVLVTAGLLSLAFMGFSGVDGGLHALFGLK, encoded by the coding sequence ATGGAGTACTTACTTATATTTATAACCGCAGTATTTGTCAACAATATAGTATTGTCACAGTTCCTTGGCATCTGTCCATTTCTAGGGGTTTCCAAAAAAATAGAGACATCACTTGGAATGGGAGCAGCTGTAGCTTTTGTACTTACTTTGTCAACTATAGTTACCTATTTATTGCAGAAGTTAGTTCTTAATCCGTTTAATCTTCAATATTTACAAACTCTGGCTTTCATACTTGTTATAGCGGCTTTAGTGCAGATGGTAGAGATCATTCTTAAGAAAACATCTCCTGCATTGTATCAAGCGTTAGGAATTTATTTACCTTTGATTACGACAAACTGTTGTGTACTTGGTGTTGCTATTCTTGTTATACAAAAAGATTACTCTCTATTACAGAGTGTGGTTTATGCATTTTCTACAGCTATAGGTTTTGCGTTGGCCCTTACTGTTTTTGCAGGAATAAGAGAGCAATTATCAATGGTTAATATACCTAAGGGAATGCAAGGTATGAGTATTGTGCTTGTTACAGCAGGACTTTTATCCTTGGCATTTATGGGATTTAGCGGAGTTGATGGAGGTCTTCATGCTCTATTTGGGTTGAAATAA
- the rsxE gene encoding electron transport complex subunit RsxE, producing the protein MNYLKIFFNGLIKENPTFVLLLGMCPTLATTTSAINGLSMGLATMFVLICSNVAISSIKKLTPDMVRIPVFVVVIAAFVTILQLMMQAYVPSINKALGIYIPLIVVNCIILGRAEAFACKNGPIESLIDGLGIGLGFTIALTILGSVRELLGAGSIFGFNIYPETYNILLFVLPPGAFITLGFLIAIVNKIKRA; encoded by the coding sequence ATGAATTATCTTAAAATATTTTTTAATGGATTGATTAAGGAGAACCCTACATTTGTTCTTCTTCTTGGTATGTGCCCTACATTGGCTACTACTACATCAGCAATAAATGGATTGTCTATGGGACTTGCTACGATGTTTGTATTGATATGCTCAAATGTTGCTATATCCAGCATCAAAAAATTAACACCGGATATGGTCAGAATACCGGTATTCGTAGTTGTTATCGCTGCCTTTGTAACAATTTTACAGCTGATGATGCAAGCTTATGTTCCATCCATAAATAAGGCATTGGGCATTTATATACCTTTAATTGTAGTAAACTGTATTATTTTAGGTCGTGCTGAAGCTTTTGCATGTAAAAATGGACCGATTGAGAGTTTAATTGATGGCTTGGGAATAGGATTGGGATTTACTATCGCGCTTACAATATTAGGTTCTGTACGCGAATTACTTGGCGCAGGTTCTATATTTGGCTTTAATATTTATCCTGAGACTTACAATATATTACTGTTTGTATTGCCTCCGGGAGCTTTTATCACTTTGGGATTCTTGATTGCTATAGTAAATAAAATAAAAAGAGCATAA
- the galE gene encoding UDP-glucose 4-epimerase GalE: MKQTILVTGGTGFIGSHTTVELQNAGYKVVIVDNLSNSKSDVIDGIEKISGVRPAFEHVDCCDLKAMDGVFTKYPDIQGIIHFAASKAVGESVEKPLLYYRNNFTSLLNLLDLMPKHNVKGIIFSSSCTVYGQPDPENLPVTESAPIKKAESPYGNTKQVNEEIITDDINSGAPIKAILLRYFNPIGSHPSAIIGEMPNGVPMNLIPYVTQTAMGIREQLKIFGNDYDTPDGTCIRDYIYVVDLAKAHVKAMQRVLDTDSDKLEVFNIGTGKGVSTLELIETFQKATGVKLNWAYAPRRAGDIEKVWANPDKANKVLGWKAETSLEDTLKSAWKWQQKLRKEGLQ; this comes from the coding sequence ATGAAACAGACAATTTTGGTTACAGGTGGTACTGGGTTTATAGGTTCCCATACAACTGTCGAGTTGCAGAATGCAGGTTATAAGGTGGTCATAGTTGACAATCTTTCTAACTCGAAATCTGATGTTATTGACGGTATAGAAAAAATTTCAGGAGTTCGTCCTGCTTTCGAACATGTAGACTGCTGTGATTTAAAGGCAATGGATGGTGTATTTACCAAATATCCAGATATACAAGGTATTATACATTTTGCAGCCAGTAAAGCAGTAGGAGAGAGCGTTGAGAAACCATTGCTTTATTATAGAAACAACTTTACAAGTCTTCTTAATTTACTAGACCTTATGCCTAAGCATAATGTAAAGGGTATAATTTTTTCATCAAGTTGTACTGTATATGGACAACCTGATCCTGAAAATTTACCTGTAACAGAAAGTGCTCCTATAAAGAAAGCTGAAAGTCCTTATGGTAATACAAAACAGGTTAATGAGGAAATAATAACTGATGACATTAACAGTGGCGCTCCAATAAAGGCTATCCTGTTACGTTACTTTAATCCTATTGGATCTCATCCATCAGCTATAATAGGTGAAATGCCTAATGGCGTTCCAATGAACTTGATACCATATGTTACTCAGACCGCAATGGGTATCCGTGAGCAATTAAAGATATTTGGAAATGATTATGATACTCCTGATGGAACATGTATACGTGATTATATCTATGTAGTAGATCTTGCTAAGGCGCATGTCAAGGCTATGCAGCGTGTACTCGATACAGATAGTGATAAACTAGAAGTATTCAATATTGGTACAGGAAAAGGTGTCAGCACACTTGAACTGATAGAGACTTTCCAAAAGGCTACAGGCGTAAAATTGAATTGGGCTTATGCTCCACGTCGTGCCGGTGATATAGAGAAGGTATGGGCTAATCCTGATAAAGCAAATAAAGTTCTTGGTTGGAAAGCTGAGACTAGTCTAGAAGATACATTGAAATCTGCCTGGAAATGGCAGCAGAAGCTTCGTAAAGAAGGCCTTCAATAA
- a CDS encoding RnfABCDGE type electron transport complex subunit D, which translates to MMANKLIISLSPHVHGNDSVERNMYSVIIALLPAMLVSFFYFGIGSVIVLSVSVLSCIFFEWSITKYILRREHNTIHDGSAVVTGLLLGMNLPSNLPIWIIIIGALVSIGIAKMTFGGLGNNPFNPALVGRCFLLISFPAQMTSWPVSGQLLKYADAITGATPLSIMKHAIKSGDSSVLGQLPDSLHLLLGNNINGGAGTIGEVCTLALIAGLVYMLFRKVITWHIPISIIATVFIFSGLMHMANPIYANPLSEVLSGGLMLGAIFMATDYVTSPMSHNGQLVYGVFIGLLTIIIRNWGAYPEGMSFAILIMNAFTPLINTYIKPKRFGEISK; encoded by the coding sequence ATGATGGCAAATAAATTAATAATATCATTATCACCTCATGTACATGGCAATGACAGTGTAGAACGTAATATGTACAGCGTTATTATTGCACTATTGCCTGCTATGCTTGTGTCCTTTTTTTATTTTGGAATAGGATCTGTCATAGTACTATCAGTAAGTGTTCTGTCTTGTATATTTTTTGAATGGTCAATAACAAAATACATATTGAGAAGAGAACATAATACAATACATGATGGGTCTGCTGTTGTAACAGGTCTTTTGCTTGGTATGAACCTCCCTAGTAATTTACCAATATGGATAATAATAATTGGTGCTTTGGTTTCTATTGGTATTGCGAAGATGACATTTGGCGGCCTTGGTAATAATCCGTTTAATCCGGCTTTAGTAGGACGTTGTTTCTTGCTTATATCTTTTCCTGCTCAGATGACGTCTTGGCCTGTTTCTGGCCAGCTTTTGAAATATGCTGATGCTATTACAGGAGCTACACCTTTGAGCATAATGAAGCATGCTATAAAATCAGGCGATTCATCTGTTCTCGGACAGTTGCCAGATTCTCTACATTTACTACTGGGTAATAATATTAATGGTGGAGCAGGCACAATTGGCGAAGTGTGTACATTAGCCTTAATTGCGGGACTTGTATATATGCTTTTCCGTAAAGTTATAACATGGCACATTCCTATAAGTATTATAGCTACAGTATTCATTTTTAGCGGTTTGATGCATATGGCTAATCCTATCTATGCCAATCCTTTATCAGAAGTATTAAGCGGTGGATTAATGCTAGGCGCTATATTTATGGCCACAGATTATGTCACATCACCGATGTCACATAATGGACAGTTGGTTTATGGAGTTTTTATAGGTCTTCTTACCATTATCATACGTAACTGGGGTGCTTATCCTGAAGGAATGTCGTTTGCTATTTTGATAATGAATGCCTTTACGCCATTAATAAACACTTATATTAAACCAAAACGTTTTGGGGAGATTTCGAAATGA
- the rsxC gene encoding electron transport complex subunit RsxC — protein sequence MKLKSFRIGGIHPVENKLTSDVQTKVAELPKKAIFPLSQHIGTPAKPVVNKGDHVKVGQMIAASGGFVSAPILSSVSGTVLKIDSVFDATGYRKPAIIIKVDGDEWIDSIDRSDKLEKLSEHSEFTSEEIIKRIKDAGITGMGGAGFPTYIKLTPPSGNTAEYVIINGVECEPYITSDYRLMMEHPDEILVGIELLMKATNVKLGFIGIEDNKPEAIKLLSDKCHLDYPNISVVALKQKYPQGGEKQLVDAILGRRVPAPPAIPVNVGAIVQNVGTAFAVYEAVMKHKPLIERYTTVTGKKLSGPCNFKVRIGTPVSDLIEACGGLPDGSNKILAGGPMMGKSLTTTEVPICKGTNAVTILSDAEARRKDPQPCIRCAKCVSACPMGLEPFLIATLSAMRNWDKSEKEDIISCIECGSCQYTCPAHRPLLDNIRLGKSTVMGIIKARIAVNKKETNDGK from the coding sequence ATGAAATTGAAATCGTTTAGAATAGGTGGTATACATCCTGTTGAAAATAAATTGACTTCCGATGTTCAGACAAAAGTTGCAGAATTGCCCAAAAAAGCAATTTTTCCATTGTCCCAGCATATAGGTACACCAGCTAAACCGGTTGTTAATAAAGGTGACCATGTTAAAGTTGGACAGATGATAGCTGCGTCTGGAGGTTTTGTATCGGCTCCTATATTATCGTCTGTATCAGGAACAGTACTTAAAATTGATTCAGTATTTGATGCTACCGGTTATCGTAAGCCAGCTATCATAATTAAAGTAGACGGTGATGAATGGATAGATTCAATTGATCGTTCTGATAAGTTGGAAAAGCTTTCTGAACATTCGGAATTTACATCCGAAGAAATTATAAAAAGGATCAAAGATGCAGGTATCACAGGTATGGGAGGTGCAGGTTTCCCCACTTATATAAAGTTAACTCCTCCATCAGGTAATACTGCAGAATATGTTATAATAAATGGTGTAGAATGTGAGCCTTATATTACATCAGATTATCGTTTGATGATGGAACATCCAGATGAAATACTTGTTGGTATTGAATTACTAATGAAAGCAACAAATGTAAAACTTGGATTTATTGGCATAGAAGACAATAAACCAGAAGCTATTAAATTGCTTTCTGACAAATGTCATTTAGATTATCCGAATATATCAGTAGTTGCTCTTAAACAGAAGTATCCTCAGGGTGGAGAAAAGCAATTGGTAGATGCTATACTAGGAAGACGGGTACCAGCACCTCCTGCAATACCGGTTAATGTTGGCGCTATAGTTCAGAATGTAGGTACGGCGTTTGCCGTTTACGAGGCTGTTATGAAGCATAAACCACTTATTGAAAGATATACTACTGTAACAGGCAAAAAACTGTCAGGACCATGTAATTTTAAAGTTAGAATAGGAACGCCAGTGAGCGATCTAATAGAAGCGTGTGGCGGCTTGCCAGATGGGAGTAATAAGATTTTAGCTGGTGGACCAATGATGGGCAAATCGCTTACTACAACTGAGGTTCCTATATGTAAGGGTACCAATGCAGTAACAATACTCTCTGATGCAGAAGCGCGTAGAAAAGATCCACAACCTTGTATTCGCTGCGCTAAGTGTGTTAGTGCATGTCCAATGGGACTTGAACCATTTCTTATTGCTACATTGTCGGCTATGCGTAATTGGGACAAATCAGAAAAGGAAGATATAATTTCATGTATTGAGTGTGGCTCTTGTCAATATACATGTCCTGCTCATCGTCCGTTACTAGACAATATACGTCTAGGCAAATCAACAGTAATGGGCATTATAAAAGCACGTATTGCAGTAAATAAAAAAGAAACTAATGATGGCAAATAA